The sequence GCTTTTTGAATTATTATAGGGTAGGTACTCAGTCCGAACCCATGGCCTTGGCCTGGAATCGCTTCATAGTAATAAGAAACACCTGCCTCTTTTAATTTACTTTCTAATAATTCACTTTGTGAAATAGGGACTACCACATCCTCCGTACCATGAAAGAAGACCGTGGGTACACTCGTAGAGGATACATAATTAATAGGACTAGATTCTAGGTAGGCAGTTTCCTTGTTTTCTGGAGTTCCATCAAGCAAAAGCTGTAATCCTTGTTGGGTAAGGGTGTTGAAATCATATAAAGAAATCAAGTCTGTTGGAGGAAATAGAGCCATTACAGCTTGTATATTTCCGATCTCCGGATGCTTATAACTATGTAAAAGTGCCAAATGTCCCCCTGCACTTGCACCTGCGAGAATGAGTTCATCAGATACATTCCAGTCATCTGTTTTCGATGCTATATAATTAATAGCGTCTATGATATCATTTTCTTGGGCAGGAAACTGGCCAGAGCCGTTACCTAAATCATATAAGCTATAATTCAGTGAAACTATCGCATATCCAGGGAAGGAATATTCCAATAATGTCCTAAAAGCTAATATTTCACTTTTATCACCACTGTTCCAAGCCCCTCCATGAATGTAGACAAATACAGGTGTAGATTCTTTTGTCCTGCCTTCTGGTAAAAATATGTCCATAGAATTATCCTCGTCACTTCCATAGGGTTCATCATAAATATCCATTGCAACGATCGGCTCCAATACAGGATCATCCGAATCAGAGCTACAGGAAAAAAATAAGAGTGGTATTGCCAGGGCAACTAAAAATCGAATTGCAAAAAAGTTTTTTATCATAACCATTTGATTAAAGTTGAAATAATTTTTTGAGTCTTTTTATCATAGGGAGGTTTCATTAAAGTAGAATTGTTAAAACCCACTCTTTGTTTTAATACTCCCTTTTCATTAGAAAAAGAAAGGTAACCATAATAACCATGTGATTTTCCAATCCCGCTGTTATTGACCCCTCCAAAAGGCAAGTTAGGATGGAGAAAATGTAGCACGCAATCGTTAAAGACTACGTTTCCTGAGCTAGTTTCATGGATCACCTTTTTATAGGTGTCACTTTCTTCCCCAAAATAATATAAGGCCAGTGGTTTAGGCTTTTTATTAATTAGGGAAATGGCCTCTTCAATTGTTGAGTAGGAGAGGATGGGGAGTAAGGGGCCAAATATCTCTTCTTCAGCGATAGCCATATCTTCTGTGATATTAGATATAAGGGTAGGCTCTATATAAAGTGTTTCT comes from Algoriphagus halophilus and encodes:
- a CDS encoding alpha/beta hydrolase is translated as MIKNFFAIRFLVALAIPLLFFSCSSDSDDPVLEPIVAMDIYDEPYGSDEDNSMDIFLPEGRTKESTPVFVYIHGGAWNSGDKSEILAFRTLLEYSFPGYAIVSLNYSLYDLGNGSGQFPAQENDIIDAINYIASKTDDWNVSDELILAGASAGGHLALLHSYKHPEIGNIQAVMALFPPTDLISLYDFNTLTQQGLQLLLDGTPENKETAYLESSPINYVSSTSVPTVFFHGTEDVVVPISQSELLESKLKEAGVSYYYEAIPGQGHGFGLSTYPIIIQKAADFINSEQ